The genome window GCTCTTTTTGAGCTACTAGCTGAACTTGCAGAGTTTCCAGATTTTGCTGCTGCTGCTGGAGGCGTCCGAGACTTCCCAAATGTTGGTCTAGCTGCTGCCGGCGGCGACTGATTTGCTGTTCGATCGCACTTATTCTGGCTGTGGGATCGGGATGTTCTTGCAATTGCTGGTTCATCGCGGAAGTTTGAGCGCTGACAGCTTGCAAATCTCGATCGCGCACTGCGATGGAATTTGCTATTTCATTAACCCGCTGCTGCACTTGCGGGTACTGCACAGTTGCCGATCGCAATTTTTCGGCGCGGGCGATCCAAAACTGCGATCGGCGCATTTCGCTCCGCACGTGTTCGTGCTGTTCCAAATTATAGCCAATTTCCGCAATGTATCTATCTAAAGACAGAATTTGCTGCTGTATTTCCGAGCTATTTTTTTGCTGTTCTAACTGTTGCTGTACCGTGGCTAATTGAGTTTGCAAATCCGGGCGGCGGGCATTAATTTTATTCAGTTTCTGCTGAGCGTCTTTGATTTGAGCTTGCTTAATTTCCGCCCACCGCAAGCGCTTTTCATCGCTGCGGGCGAGGGAGTGGCTGCGATCGCTGTAATTGAGCTGTTGCAGTTGCTGTTCGATTTGCTGGAGTTCGCCCAAGTCATCGGCTGCATACTCGCCGGTGCGTAGCAAGCGCTCTATTTCTGCAGCGTCTTGACGCATACTTTGCAGCCGGTTTTCATCTTGGCCCAGGCTATCTAATTGTGCTTGCAAATGGCTGCGGCGTTCCCGCAATTCTTGGTAGGGCGCTAATTCCTCTTCTAGTTCGCGGTATTCATGTCTGAGGACTTGAATTTCGCGCTCGGAGACGGCCAACTGTTCGCGCACAACCCACAGTTGGTTCCAGATTTCCTGCTGTTGGGAGTGGTGTTTTGCGACTACCAAATTCCAGTAGTGTTCGTCTAAAGGTCGATCGCACAAAGGACAATTGCCAAAATTTGCATCCCGCACCATTAAATGCGAATTCGATGGCTCGTTTTCCGCAAAATTCGAGGCTTTACCTTCGCCTGCGCTGGTTTCTCCTTCATGTTTCCGCAAGAGTTGCAGTTTTTGGTCGATCTCGGCGAGTCTGGTTTGATAGTCGCGGCTTTTGGCTTGCAGGTTTCCTAGAAAGTCGTGCCTTTCTTGACCTTTTTCGCGGACTCGCTGCTGATAAACTCGCTTGTTTTCCAACTGCAAAATTTGATTCGCGATGGCCGAGATTTCCTGCTGTAATTGCGGCTGTCGCTGCTGCTGCTGAACTTGCACCTGTCGGTTGATTTCGTCTAAGCGGGCGGTTAAACCGGCGCGGGCGCGATCGAGCTTTTGTTGCTTTTGCTGCTGCTGTTGTAGCAGCGGCGAAACTTGCAGTTGCAGTTGCTCTAGTTCGTTGAGGCGCGATCGAACTGCTTGCAACTGTGCGAGTCCTTTATCAACCTCCGGCTGCTGTTTGAGAATTTCCAGAACATCTTTTTCATCCTGTTCTAAAACCTCTAATTGAGCTTGCAACTGCTGAATTTTGCTTTGCAAAAAGCTCAGTTCTTGCCGCTGCTGTTCTTGCAATTGCTGGCGCTGATTTTGGGCTTGTTGGTTAACCTTGAATTTGCCAGCCAGAGTCTCTTCTGTAGCTTGCAAGCTGTGGAAATAGGCAATGCCTGCTGTTATTTCATTTTCTTGCCCTAGGAGGGCTTGCAGCTCATTTTGCTGCTGTTTTGCTGCGCTGAGTTCTTGCTGCAAGCGGCGGCATTCTTGAGAGATATTGTAGTGCTGTTGCTGGTGGCCGGCGAGGAGTTTTTGCCAAGTTTGGCGGTTGTGGTGCTGGAGTTGCAGTTGCTGTAACTCGGTTGTGTCGGCTTGCTGCTGCTGCTGAAGCAAATCAGTTGCTTGCTGCAATTGAGTTTGTTCTGAGGCGATCGTCTCTTTTTGTTGCAGTTGCTCTTGTACGGTTAGCAAACTCTGTTTGAGTACATCGACTCGAGCTTTAAATTGTTTGGAGGTATCCTTGGCTTGGTCGGATAAAGTATCGTAGGAGTCGAGCTTGAGCAGGTTGGCTAAAACTTGTTTGCGTTCGATCGGCTTTTTGAGCATAAATTCATCAGCTCGCCCCTGGCGCAAATACGCCGAGTTGATGAAAGTATCGTAATCAAGTTTGATGTGTTCGAGGATTTTTTGTTGAGTTGTTCTCAGCCCCTTGTCTGTGAGCGTGCGAAAATTAAGTTTTTCCTCACTCTCGGCAGAATTCAAGCTGACTTGAAATTCCAAACTTCCCGATTGTCCGCGCCGGCGGTTGCGAATCACCCGGTAGATTTGGCCGTCGGTGGAGAAAGTGAAATCAACGCGCACATCAGTTTCGCCGATATGGATGATATCGTCTTCCGTATCGCTGCGGCAACAGCCCCAAAGTGCCCAAGATATGGCTTCTAAGAGGGAGGATTTGCCAGCACCGTTAGGCCCGCAAATGCAAGCGGTGTGCAAGCCGCGAAAGTCTAAAGCAGCTTCTCGATAGCTGAGAAAATTTTTGAGTGTAAGTTGTATAGGAATCATTTAGGCCATCGCGCCATACAATCTATCTATAAATAACACTATTTGTACGCTGTTGCCTAGTTATTCAATCTAGATCCAGAACAATTGTCAGTGCTTCTGCAATTTCTTCCATAATTGTCTCGGACAAGGTTCCGAGTTGCCGGACAAATCTTTGTTGGGAAACGGAACGGACTTGAAAAGCGTCGGCGGCGGAGACTTTAGTCAAGCCATTTTCGCCGCTTGGTTCTAGTCGAACCATCCAATTTCTCTCGGTGTATCGCTCTTTCCAGTCAGTGATGGGAACAATAACTTCAAGCAGCAAAATTCCCACCGTTTCATCGCTGACAATTACTACCGGACGGGTTTTGCCGATTTCGGCGCCCACAGTAGGTTCAAGCGCAACCAGCCAGATTTCACCTCTACGCATTAGTTTTTATCCCTGCGTTAAGGTATTCTTCCTCGGATTCAAAATAGGGTTCGCTATCAGCCGACCACAAGTCATGTAAAGCACCTCCCGGCATATAATCTTTGACTGCTGCTTCTGCTGCGGCTTTGAGTTTCCGCTTTCTCTCAGCTTTGCGCTGGGCTTTTTCTTCTATTTCTTCGCGCATCATCCGCGAAGCTGTTTCGATGATTTCTAGGCGTTCTTCTGCAGTCAGATTTTTGAGTGCTGCTAAGATTTCTGTTTTAGTCACGGTTTTTTCGGGTGGTTGGTGAAAAAGTACGATCGATCTTATATCTTGCACCATTTTCAATAATCCTTTTTTTGGCCGGGCTCTCTTGCCCACCCCACAAGAAAATATACTCTTTGTGGAACGGGCCGAAGAGCCCGTTCTTGACAATAATGACGCAACATCTCAGATCGATCGCACCATCATTATATCTTTCACAAAAATCAATATCGGCGGTCTGTGCTGATGGCGCAACCTACATTACCGGTCTGTGCTTATGGCGCACCCTACATCGGTCGCACAGGCAGATTTTCTACGATCAAAAAAGGTTGACTGTATTCCTACAGCCAACCCCGCGCCTATTTATTTGTCCTGCGTTTGCTCAAACAGCAACACTACCTGACAAGATTAGGGAACGTATAGCCGACACCGACTAACAATCCCACTTCAGCTCCGTCGAGAAAACCAACATTCAGTCCCGCTGTTGCTGTAAAATTTCTCGACAGCGGCACATCTACACCACCAGAAATCAAGAAGCCAAAATTACTGTTATCACCGGTAGAAAATGCGACGCCCGCACCTGCATAAGGAGCGGCAGTAATCACAAAATCATCGCTGACTTCGACGGCCTCTTGAGATACAAAATCGTAGGTAACGGGGACTAGAACAGTTAAGTTGTCGCGGAACAAAACACTCGGTCTCACCGAGAAATTGTTGGTCAAACCGATTTTGCTAATAATGGCAAATGAACTGTCGCCCAAGGCTGTATCTCCGCCAAAACCTAGATTGCCGCCAATGCCGATGTAGCTGGGCCCAGAACGAGTAGCTCGGCCTGGTCGGATTTGAGTTCCTTGAGCCACTTTTTTAGTGGGTTCCGAGACAGTTGCGGGTTTTTCAGCAACTTTCGGTTGGTTTGTCAAAGCTGAGGCCGAAGTGCTGACAGGATTGCTCAACAATTCTTGTGCTGTTTTGACTTCTTTTTCTTCTTTCGTTGCTGTTACTTCCAGATTATTGCTCTGGGCAACAATTGAGGTAGGTCGATCGCTCTTTTTGGCAGTCTCTACTGTTGACTGCACTCTGACACCATTATCAGCAATTTTAGCGGTTTCTTCCGACTTTTGGGTCTCAGCAGCAATGGAGGTATTTTGCGCTGTTTCTGTCTCAGCAATTTCCGATTTTGCTGCTTCCGATTTTTCGGGTGCAGCAATAGATACTTGCAAGTTGGCGGGCTGTTCAGAGGCTGCTGGCTCTGCCGCTTCTGTTAGTTCGCTCCAACTGATTGAATCAATTTTTTTATTACTAGCCGTTGTTTCTGCGTCGGGTTTAACTGCTGAAGTTGCCGTCGGCTCAGAAATTTGGTCAATATTTTGAGCTGCTATTGTTGCAGTTGTAGCGACATCGGGCAAGTTGCCAGTTTCAGCTTTCGCTGACATGGTACTGCAACAAACAGCTAAAGCTGCAAGATTTATTAACGCAAAAGTAGACTTGGAAAATAGACTATTCATAGAAACTCCTCAATGAAGGCTGTGTTAAAAGTGTAAGTGTTTGAGGGCGACCGTCGAGAGCTTTCCTAAAAAAAGACACAAATATGAGTTGTGTTGTTCCTAGATTGCCATTTTACCGTTGAATAGTCAACTCTCAAGCTGATTAGATTCAAGAACGGACGGTGGGTTTAGAGGCTAATTTTAATTTACAGATCGATCGGGTAAAAATCAATCCTAGGGATGATTGCACCCTTGCTCCTGTTTAATTGAGGGGTCGATCGTGCGTTTCGCTGGCATTCTACAATACTGTACTTGGGGGCGCTGCACTCGCAGCCACGCCGAAAAAATCCGGTTTTTGAGGGCGCACCAGCTCGAAACCAAGAGACGACAAGGTTTCAAAACTGTTTTGGCAGCCCCGCCGTCCAAAGCAAGTGCAGTTAAAACAACGCGATCGGCTGCTGCACAGTCGATGACAATTAATGTAGAATAATACCACCAACTCGAGAAATATTTGTGGCTCGCTCGGGTCAAAATTACTGAATATTATGAAAATTGTGTAAAATTTAGTGTTCTATTTGTAAAGTTTAGCCTTCGCTTTCGCTCAGGGTCTGACCATCTCACAACAGCACGCAACTAAACAAGTCAAAAAATACAAATTATCTCATCTCAACCTGACTTTATGAGCAAAGTTCTAGTCATATTAAGCGAATTGAGCGATCGCGACATCGATTGGATGCTCGCCAACGGCACCCGCACCCAAGTCCTCCCCGGCACAACCCTGATCGCCGAAGGTAAGCCCTTAGACGCCCTGTACATAGTTCTGGAGGGAACTTTGAGCGTTGCTGTATCATCTTTGGGCGACAAAGAAATTGGAAAAATTATTTCCGGGGAAGTTTTGGGCGAAATGTCTTTTGTAGACGGGAGGCTTCCTTCTGCTAGCGTCACGGCAATTGAAGAGTGCCTCATCCTCTCAATTCCCCGGCGACTGCTAACTGAAAAACTCGAGCAAGACGTGCTTTTTTCCCTGCGGTTTTATCGGGCGATTACCAAATTTCTGTCGTCGAGACTGCGCGGTACAGTCAAACGCTTCGGCGATGAGAGTGATTGTTTAATATATCAAGAACCCGACGACGAGGGCGCTATCCGGGAAAATGTGGAAAATCCCGATTTGGCTAAATCGAGATTTCAATGGCTGTTGGAGCGTTTGAAGGGGAGTTGAAGTTGGGAGCATCTCAATGAAAGCTGGCAAGCTAGAAATTGGAGTCAGGAGGCAGGAGTCAGGAGTCAGGAGGCAGGAGGCAGAAGAAGTGTTTTTACAAATATGAGATGCTCCCTTAAAGTTCGGCAACAAGCAGTGTACAGGATTTAATGGATTTAACACCAATTTCTAGTTACCAATTTCTAGTTCCCAATTCCCAATTCCCAATTAGAAAACATATTTTTCAGCGACGCGCCAATAGCGAGAAAAACGCTTCAAATCAATGTAACCATCGTAGCGGACAAAGGGTTCCGGTGGCAAAACTTCTATTGGGTGCGATCGCTTAATTTTCCGGCAAATATCCTGAAACCGAGGGCTGGGACTTTCGGTAGTTACCACTTGATTCGCACCGGATTCGATCGCAAAAGCGATCACTTCCGCCGCCACATCGCCCCGCCGAATAACTACAGGCAACTCCAGCAAACATTCGTAAATAAACACCATTCGTTTGAGACTCAACTGCCATTCATCAATCAGCGCATCATCCCAAACCCAGATTGCCGGTGCCTCTGGGTGCGCTTGAAAAGCGGGGCCTTCTGGACTCAAACAGTCGCCGTGCAGCCAAATAATCGGATTGTTCATAAATGGGGAATGGGGAATGGGGAATCGGGAATGGGGAATCGGGCATGGGGCATGGGGCATGGGAAATTGGCCCGCGCAGGGCATCGGCCCGCGTAGGGCATGGGGAATAGGGCATCGGCCCGCGTAGGGCATCGGGCACTTGTACGATCGCGTAGCCGAAGTATTAGGAATTGGGAATTGCTAGTTGGGAACCAATAACAAATAACCAATAGCTCTCTTGCAAAATAGTTTTATGATATCATGAAATTTTTTGCTGAGAGTTGATTGAATCCCAACTCCTGACTTATTTGCACTCTTGTCTTGCTAGAAACAGGATAAGATGCTAGAAAGTTCTGTTGGTCGTTACAAAATAAGTAAATCATGAAAAATCAATTTTACCTAAATTTGAAACCCGATCAATTTCAACGTAGATTTGGTATCAAGATTCAAACCCTAAAAGCAATGGTTAATGCCAAGCGTAAACTTGGCTGTAGAAAATCCTAAAGACAGAAGAGGAGGTCGCACCATCCGGCGCTCTCGAAGAACAGGTCTTAGTCGCCGATTAATATTGGCGAGAATATCGCACATATTTTCATATTGGGACAAGTTGGGGAGTATTTGAATCAACCCAGCAGCCGAATTGTAACTGATATCGAATCAACTTTAATGAAAACGGGAAAGTTCCGTATTCCTGGGAAAAAGGCATTACTCAAAAACTCTGATTATCCAGAGGTCGTGGTGATGGATGTCACAGAAACAGCGATTGAACGACCCAAAAAAAACAGAAAAGATATTACTCATGCCAGAAAAAATGTCAGACTCTAAAAACTCAATTGGTAATTAATCAAGAGACCAGAGAAATTATTTGCACTGCTTTTGGACCGGGCATTGCCATGACTTTAACTTATTTTAAAAAAGTAAAATTCATTTTCATCCCGAAACAAATAGCTGACAAGATAGTGGCTATCAAGGGATCGAGGACGATCGCCCTAATAGTTATATCCCTAGAAAGAAACAAAAAAAGGGGAAACTTTCTCGAATAGAAAAAGACTACAATCGATTTCTAGCACAGGAGCGAATTATGATTGAACACGTCAATCGGAGTCTCAAAATTTTTAAAATATTGTCGAGTCGTTATCGAAATCGGGAGCATCTCATATTTGTAAAAACACTGATTCTGGCTCCTGACTTCTGACTCTTTTCTCCTGGCTTCTGACTCCTGACTCCTAACTCCTATTTCTAGCGGAGGGCTGCTTTCATTGAGATGCTCCCTCGAAATCGCCGTCGCCGTTACGGTCTGCGTTGTAATTTGCAGCAATTTACAATTATGAGTTAGCTCTAGGGGGCTAAATTTAAAACTTCTGATTATAACATATATCTTTTTTGCAAGAGGTCTAATAATTCAGGACTTACGCACGGGTAGCCATAAACCGGGTTTTTTAACCACAATACTTGCTTAAAACCCTCAATAAGAGTTAAAAAACCCGGTTTCTTTGTGGGCTAGGGTGTCCAGGACTATAATTTCAACCCGAAACTTCAGAACCATGAAATATACAGTTGTTATCCAATGGTCAGAAGAGGTGCGAAAGCTGAGATAGATGATAGGGTAGCTCATTTATGTGGGTTGACGGCTCAAAAAATAAAAATTTTAATCTAGTAAAGCATTATGCTAAAAATAGAAAATCATAAACTTCTTCCTACACCTGTAGAGCACTTAAGACAGTTGACTAGGAAGTTTAGAGAAAGAGATGATACAAAATATCAATATCATGAGGCTTGAAGAAGTAATATTTGCTACAGTCTTCAATATTTAGAAGATCTAGATTTTTTAGAGAGGAATAAAAATCTTTTTTTTAAGGCAACAAATGTTTGATAAGCTGGCGTGCATCTAATTTGTATAGTAATTTTTATTAAAAGTTTTGTGGGGTGTCTCGCCCGCCCTAAAAATCTAATTTAGATGCGCGACAGCTTACAAACAGAAAATTGAAAAAATGTTATTACTACCGCAGGAATTTTTGAGGAAATATTATAGTATTCAACTAATAGTTAATCGTGGTGAAATAGCAACTACTGAGTGGAAAAGTTTTATGAAAATAGAAAACACTAAAAAATATAAAACTTCAGGAAAAGAGTATGAAATTGTAAATGAAATATTTGAAAAAATTGAGAATGCTGAAACAGCAACTACCGATCGTTCCATCCCGAACAACTTTTGGGCCACAGACCAATCGAGAGCGATCGCTTAAACACTGGCACGCTACATATAGCCTGCCTGCGTAAGTCCTGTTTATTATTTTGGCTTGACTTCGCCCTTGAGTGCATTTACTCAAAAAGTATTGCGGTTTTCAGGGTTATTCGCTAGAATAGCCAACCTGTCAAGTAAAAACCTCCCACCAACGAGACAGACATTTCCCACATCCGCTTATGACCATTCCCTATACTCCACCTTGGCTGCTGAACAACGGCCTATTAATGACGTTGTACACCGCATTAAGGGCTAGTCGCCGCTGGGAAAAGACGATCGCTGACCCAGAGCCCCCTTACCGAGAACACATCTTTACTGGTGCCTGTGGAGTCCCGATTTTCGGCTGGGTTGCCATCCCCGAAAATCCCCGATATACCATTGTCGGGACTTACGGCATTACTGGCGATCTGGATAATCAATGGTTTCTCAGGCTACTAGGCCGTAAAGCCTATGCCCGAGGCTGTGCAGTGGTATTATTTGACTGGCGAGCTCACGGCAAAACAGCCCAACTCTCTCCCACCCTGACTTCTGATGGCCTATACGAAGGCGAAGATTTCGTTCGGATTGCTGCGGCTGCTAAAGAAATGGGATGTCCCGCCCCTTTTTGGTTCACGGGTTATTCCCTGGGCGGACAATTAGCGTTGTGGGCGGTAAAATCAGCTCAGACGATCGCAGATTGGGGGCCGGACTTAGGGATCGAAGAGTCAGAACTAGCAGGCGCGGCGGTGATTTGCCCCAGCTTGGACTCGAACCGTTCTCTGTCTTATCTAGTTAAAGATGAGTGGGGGAAATTTTTAGAAAAGGCGATCGCGCGAGAGTTAAAAAAACTAGCAAAAAACATCGCCGCATCACATCCGGGGGCGATCGATCCTGCCGCTATTGCACGCGCCAACAGCATTTGGGGCTTTGACCATGAACTGGTAATTGGCCCGTTAGGTTTCTCCTCTGTGGAAGAATACTATGACGCTAGCAGCGCTCTACACATTTTGCCTCACCTCAAAAAACCCACTTTCATCCTCTATGCAGCAGACGATCCGATGTTTGACCCGGTGCTTGTCTCTGAGTTGCAAGCCATTAGCGCGAACAATCCAGCCTTAGAATTAGTGCTGACAGCCTACGGCGGTCATGTTGGGCATATCAGTAGTAAACGCTGTCAGCATCAATTTGCCGATCGCGATCGGTGGTGGGCATGGAATCGGATTTTACAGTGGTTCGATGCCTTGAGTGTTGATTGAGATTATCAATTGACACTCTCCTGGCTAAAGCCGAGGAGATTCTTGATTCGCAGAATCGACTTGCCGATGCAGAATTACTTCAACATCGGTAGCGGTCAATTCTCCACAAGCGTTCGGATCTAAGATCCAAGTTCCGATGTGCCCCGTCGTACTCAACCCCCGACTCAGGATGTTTTTAGCGGCGTTCCAATCTCTGTCAAGGACAAGCCCGCACCGACAAGCGTGGGTTCGCGTTGAGAGACTTTTCTTAACAATTGTTCCGCAACTAGAGCATTCTTGACTTGTTCCGTTAGCTGGCACAGCAATCGTAATTCTTCCGAATACTTTGCCAAAATATTCCAGCCAAATTCGGAACATATACCAAGAAGCGTCGTTAATCGATTTTGCCAGACAGTGATTCTTCACCATATTTTTAATCCTCAAATCTTCGTAGACTACACAGTCGTTAGACTGGATGACGCATCTTGCCAACTTCACGGCAAAATCTTTACGCTGTCTACTTATTTTGAGGTGGCGCTTTCCTAGAATTGCTCTAGCTTTTTTTCTGTTTTGCGAACCCTTAACTCGTTTTGAAACTCGTCTTTGGGCTTTTTTCAACCTGCGTTCTCCCTGGCGGAGGAAACGCGGGTTATCAACTGCAACGCCATGAGAATCCGTGTAGAACTCTTTGAGTCCCACGTCTAATCCGATGGTCTTTCCGGTAACTTCAATTTCTTCAGAACGGTCAACTTGCACGCAAAGCTGCACGTAATATCCATCTGCTCGCCTTACCAAGCGTACTCGTTTGATTTGACTGCGCTGGTAGAAATGCAAGTCGCGGGTTCCTTTTAACTTGAGCTTTCCGATTCCTTTTTTATCGGTAAAAGTGATTGATTTCCGGTCGTCTGCCAGACGCCAGCCCGTAGTCTTGTATTCGACGGAGCGGTTGTGTTTCTGGAATTGCGGGAATCCTTTTTTTCCTGGGACTTTCTTTTTACAGTTGTCGTAGAATCGGGAGATTGCCGACCACGCTCTTTCTGAGCTAGATTGTCGAGCCATGCTGTTCAAGTCATCGCAAAACGGAAATTCCTTAGCTAAAACAGCGCTATACTTGTTCAATGCGTATTTATCAACTTTTTCGTTTTCCATCCAAAATCGCAGTGCTTTGTTTCGGATGAACTGCACTGTTCTAATTGCTTCGTCTACAGCGTCAAATTGCTGTTTTTTCCCGTATGCCTTGAACTCAAAAACTAACATGACTTCGACCTCATCACGATAGTCTTATGCTACCAGAGTCGGCTTAACATCCCTCTAGTTGTTCACAAAGATTTACATGGTTTTACTTGACAGCGCCATCCTGAGAGCTCAGA of Oscillatoria nigro-viridis PCC 7112 contains these proteins:
- a CDS encoding cyclic nucleotide-binding domain-containing protein, with translation MSKVLVILSELSDRDIDWMLANGTRTQVLPGTTLIAEGKPLDALYIVLEGTLSVAVSSLGDKEIGKIISGEVLGEMSFVDGRLPSASVTAIEECLILSIPRRLLTEKLEQDVLFSLRFYRAITKFLSSRLRGTVKRFGDESDCLIYQEPDDEGAIRENVENPDLAKSRFQWLLERLKGS
- a CDS encoding AAA family ATPase; the encoded protein is MIPIQLTLKNFLSYREAALDFRGLHTACICGPNGAGKSSLLEAISWALWGCCRSDTEDDIIHIGETDVRVDFTFSTDGQIYRVIRNRRRGQSGSLEFQVSLNSAESEEKLNFRTLTDKGLRTTQQKILEHIKLDYDTFINSAYLRQGRADEFMLKKPIERKQVLANLLKLDSYDTLSDQAKDTSKQFKARVDVLKQSLLTVQEQLQQKETIASEQTQLQQATDLLQQQQQADTTELQQLQLQHHNRQTWQKLLAGHQQQHYNISQECRRLQQELSAAKQQQNELQALLGQENEITAGIAYFHSLQATEETLAGKFKVNQQAQNQRQQLQEQQRQELSFLQSKIQQLQAQLEVLEQDEKDVLEILKQQPEVDKGLAQLQAVRSRLNELEQLQLQVSPLLQQQQQKQQKLDRARAGLTARLDEINRQVQVQQQQRQPQLQQEISAIANQILQLENKRVYQQRVREKGQERHDFLGNLQAKSRDYQTRLAEIDQKLQLLRKHEGETSAGEGKASNFAENEPSNSHLMVRDANFGNCPLCDRPLDEHYWNLVVAKHHSQQQEIWNQLWVVREQLAVSEREIQVLRHEYRELEEELAPYQELRERRSHLQAQLDSLGQDENRLQSMRQDAAEIERLLRTGEYAADDLGELQQIEQQLQQLNYSDRSHSLARSDEKRLRWAEIKQAQIKDAQQKLNKINARRPDLQTQLATVQQQLEQQKNSSEIQQQILSLDRYIAEIGYNLEQHEHVRSEMRRSQFWIARAEKLRSATVQYPQVQQRVNEIANSIAVRDRDLQAVSAQTSAMNQQLQEHPDPTARISAIEQQISRRRQQLDQHLGSLGRLQQQQQNLETLQVQLVAQKEQMQVAKRQQRVYQELGQAFGKNGIQALMIENVLPQLEAETNQILSRLSANQLHVQFITQRAAASKKATKLIDTLDILIADARGTRAYETYSGGEAFRINFAIRLALARLLSQRAGTALQMLIIDEGFGTQDAEGCDRLIAAINAIASDFACILTVTHMPHLKEVFQARIEVSKTAQGSCINLSI
- a CDS encoding YheT family hydrolase, with amino-acid sequence MTIPYTPPWLLNNGLLMTLYTALRASRRWEKTIADPEPPYREHIFTGACGVPIFGWVAIPENPRYTIVGTYGITGDLDNQWFLRLLGRKAYARGCAVVLFDWRAHGKTAQLSPTLTSDGLYEGEDFVRIAAAAKEMGCPAPFWFTGYSLGGQLALWAVKSAQTIADWGPDLGIEESELAGAAVICPSLDSNRSLSYLVKDEWGKFLEKAIARELKKLAKNIAASHPGAIDPAAIARANSIWGFDHELVIGPLGFSSVEEYYDASSALHILPHLKKPTFILYAADDPMFDPVLVSELQAISANNPALELVLTAYGGHVGHISSKRCQHQFADRDRWWAWNRILQWFDALSVD
- a CDS encoding RNA-guided endonuclease InsQ/TnpB family protein — its product is MLVFEFKAYGKKQQFDAVDEAIRTVQFIRNKALRFWMENEKVDKYALNKYSAVLAKEFPFCDDLNSMARQSSSERAWSAISRFYDNCKKKVPGKKGFPQFQKHNRSVEYKTTGWRLADDRKSITFTDKKGIGKLKLKGTRDLHFYQRSQIKRVRLVRRADGYYVQLCVQVDRSEEIEVTGKTIGLDVGLKEFYTDSHGVAVDNPRFLRQGERRLKKAQRRVSKRVKGSQNRKKARAILGKRHLKISRQRKDFAVKLARCVIQSNDCVVYEDLRIKNMVKNHCLAKSINDASWYMFRIWLEYFGKVFGRITIAVPANGTSQECSSCGTIVKKSLSTRTHACRCGLVLDRDWNAAKNILSRGLSTTGHIGTWILDPNACGELTATDVEVILHRQVDSANQESPRL
- a CDS encoding type II toxin-antitoxin system PemK/MazF family toxin, encoding MRRGEIWLVALEPTVGAEIGKTRPVVIVSDETVGILLLEVIVPITDWKERYTERNWMVRLEPSGENGLTKVSAADAFQVRSVSQQRFVRQLGTLSETIMEEIAEALTIVLDLD